The Mesorhizobium sp. B1-1-8 genome contains a region encoding:
- a CDS encoding serine hydrolase domain-containing protein, with translation MSSYRNSDPRPAIMQGSPPVMVPPKLDWDRGPWNRWAFQNIREVLPTVEVWRGHGHRRRFERAEVDLDDLPVVDSAGAATTLAGLLDETYTDGFLVLKDGKIAYERYFNGMDERTLHLSQSMAKSVTGSVCGILVGRSLIDPAKLVSDYLPELGETAWAGATVQQVLDMTTGVRFSEEYTDRYSEIGQVDVASGWKPVPPGSDPDFRWPTHMFELILRLKDKVREHGEAFEYRSIETDVLAFIMERVSGKRLAQLVSEELWQKLGADESACFTVDSAGYALADGGFNATLRDYARFGQLILDDGGGVVPADWIEATRNGRHGPDFNPSLPEGSYRNQFWIEDPRSRALMCRGVFGQLIHMSWEHRMVVVKLSTYPDFLNSAYSVATLKAVHAIAAALA, from the coding sequence ATGTCGTCTTACCGCAACTCTGATCCGCGGCCGGCGATCATGCAGGGCTCACCGCCCGTCATGGTGCCGCCCAAACTCGATTGGGACAGGGGCCCCTGGAACCGCTGGGCCTTCCAAAACATCCGCGAGGTCCTGCCGACCGTCGAGGTCTGGCGTGGCCACGGTCACCGCCGCCGCTTCGAGCGCGCGGAGGTCGACCTCGACGATCTGCCGGTGGTGGACAGCGCAGGTGCTGCGACAACGCTAGCCGGTCTGCTGGACGAGACCTACACGGATGGCTTCCTGGTGCTCAAGGACGGCAAGATCGCCTATGAGCGCTACTTCAACGGCATGGACGAGCGCACGCTGCATCTGTCGCAGTCGATGGCGAAGTCGGTCACTGGCTCGGTGTGCGGCATCCTGGTCGGACGCAGTCTGATCGATCCGGCCAAACTGGTGAGCGATTATCTTCCGGAACTCGGCGAGACCGCCTGGGCGGGCGCCACCGTGCAGCAGGTGCTCGACATGACGACGGGCGTGCGCTTTTCCGAAGAATACACCGATCGCTATTCCGAGATCGGTCAGGTCGATGTCGCCAGCGGCTGGAAGCCGGTGCCGCCGGGCAGCGATCCCGACTTCCGATGGCCGACGCATATGTTCGAACTGATCCTGCGGCTGAAGGACAAGGTCCGGGAGCACGGTGAGGCCTTCGAATACCGCTCGATCGAGACCGACGTGCTCGCCTTCATCATGGAGCGGGTGAGCGGCAAGCGCCTGGCACAGCTGGTCTCGGAAGAGCTCTGGCAGAAACTGGGCGCCGACGAGAGCGCCTGCTTCACAGTCGACAGCGCCGGCTATGCGCTGGCCGATGGCGGCTTCAACGCGACTTTGCGCGATTATGCACGCTTCGGCCAGCTGATCCTCGACGATGGCGGCGGCGTGGTGCCGGCCGACTGGATCGAGGCGACGCGTAATGGCAGGCACGGGCCGGATTTCAATCCGAGCCTGCCGGAGGGCAGTTACCGCAATCAGTTCTGGATCGAGGATCCGCGCTCGCGCGCGCTGATGTGCCGAGGGGTGTTCGGGCAGCTGATCCACATGAGCTGGGAACACAGAATGGTCGTGGTGAAGCTTTCGACTTATCCGGATTTCCTCAACTCCGCCTATTCGGTGGCGACGCTGAAGGCAGTGCACGCCATCGCCGCCGCGCTGGCCTGA
- a CDS encoding acyl-CoA dehydrogenase, whose product MAAEKNAFVWNDPFLIEDQLSEDERMVRDGAAAFAADKLAPRIEEAYLEERTDAGIFREMGEAGLLGITIPEEYGGLGANYVTYGLVAREVERVDSGYRSMMSVQSSLVMYPIHAYGSEEQRKKYLPKLASGEWIGCFGLTEPDAGSDPGGMKTRAEKTANGYRLSGSKMWISNAPIADVFVVWAKLKGDNGKDEIRGFVLEKGMKGLSAPKIGGKLSLRASITGEVVMEGVEVGEEALLPNAKGLGGPFGCLNRARYGISWGAMGAAEDCWHRARQYGLDRKQFGKPLAGMQLFQKKLADMQTEIALGLQGSLRVGRLMDEGKMAPEMISIVKRNNCGKALDVARQARDMHGGNGIQIGYHVMRHAQNLETVNTYEGTHDVHALILGRAQTGLQAFF is encoded by the coding sequence ATGGCCGCCGAAAAGAATGCTTTCGTCTGGAACGATCCCTTCCTGATCGAGGATCAGCTTTCCGAGGACGAGCGCATGGTGCGCGACGGAGCGGCGGCATTCGCCGCCGACAAGCTCGCGCCCCGGATCGAGGAGGCGTATCTGGAGGAAAGGACCGATGCCGGCATCTTTCGCGAGATGGGCGAGGCGGGTCTGCTCGGCATCACCATCCCGGAGGAATATGGCGGCCTCGGCGCCAACTATGTGACCTATGGGCTGGTCGCGCGGGAAGTCGAGCGCGTCGATTCCGGCTACCGCTCGATGATGAGCGTGCAGTCGTCGCTGGTCATGTACCCCATCCATGCTTACGGCTCGGAAGAACAGCGCAAGAAATACCTACCGAAATTGGCGTCGGGCGAATGGATCGGCTGCTTTGGCCTTACCGAGCCGGATGCCGGCTCCGATCCGGGCGGCATGAAGACCCGGGCCGAGAAGACGGCGAACGGCTACAGGCTCTCTGGCTCCAAGATGTGGATCTCCAATGCGCCGATCGCCGATGTGTTCGTCGTCTGGGCCAAGCTGAAGGGTGATAACGGCAAGGACGAGATCCGCGGCTTCGTGCTGGAGAAGGGCATGAAGGGGCTTTCGGCGCCGAAAATCGGCGGCAAGCTGTCATTGCGCGCGTCGATCACCGGCGAAGTGGTGATGGAAGGCGTCGAGGTCGGCGAAGAGGCCTTGCTGCCCAACGCCAAGGGCCTCGGCGGTCCGTTCGGTTGCCTCAACCGGGCGCGCTACGGCATTTCCTGGGGCGCGATGGGCGCGGCGGAAGATTGCTGGCACCGGGCACGGCAATATGGCCTCGACAGGAAACAGTTCGGCAAGCCACTCGCCGGCATGCAACTGTTCCAGAAGAAGCTCGCCGACATGCAAACCGAGATTGCGCTGGGCCTGCAGGGATCGTTGCGCGTCGGGCGGCTGATGGATGAAGGCAAGATGGCGCCGGAGATGATCTCGATCGTCAAGCGCAACAATTGCGGCAAGGCGCTCGACGTCGCTCGCCAGGCCCGCGACATGCACGGCGGCAACGGCATCCAGATCGGCTATCACGTCATGCGCCACGCGCAGAATCTGGAGACGGTGAATACCTACGAAGGCACGCATGACGTGCATGCGCTGATCCTCGGAAGGGCGCAGACCGGGCTGCAGGCGTTTTTCTGA
- a CDS encoding Tex family protein: MASDIKRIAAIIAAEIGARPEQAAAAIGLLDEGATVPFVARYRKEVTGGLDDTQLRDLAERLAYLRELDARRETILGSIREQGKLTEELEAKIAAATTKAELEDIYLPYKPKRRTKAEIARERGLGPLAEAILANRSAVPAELAQAYVGGEIADVKAALEGARDILSEQFSENADLVGKLRAYMKERAFLRARVADGKQEAGAKFSDYFDHVERWSGVPSHRALAMLRGRNEEVLSLDIEVDADDASPVKPVERMIANAYAIGASLPGDRWLMEVAGWTWRIKLSLHLTLDLMRDLRERAEEEAIHVFARNLKDLLLAAPAGSRPTMGLDPGIRTGVKVAVVDGTGKLVATTTVYPFPPRNDVRGTQAELAALIRQHKVELISIGNGTGSRETEKLVADMLSDLPAGSGPKPLKVIVSEAGASVYSASAAAAAEFPGLDVSLRGAVSIARRLQDPLAELVKIEPKSIGVGQYQHDVDQYRLGRSLEAVVEDAVNAVGVDLNTASAPLLARVSGLGPSLAEAIVAHRDASGPFASRKDLLKVSRLGPRVFEQSAGFLRIPNGSEPLDASSVHPEAYGVAKKIVAACGRDVRALMGDSAALKALDPRVFVDERFGLPTVRDIIAELEKPGRDPRPGFKTATFAEGVDDIKDLRPGMQLEGTVTNVAAFGAFVDIGVHQDGLVHVSQLADRFIKDAHEVVKAGDVVKVRVVEVDIKRKRIALSMRKDGDGGAPRSGPRDNGGGKPAPRSPAPQRQPERPSQGAFGAALAEAMKRK, encoded by the coding sequence ATGGCATCAGACATCAAGCGCATTGCAGCAATCATCGCGGCCGAGATCGGCGCGCGGCCGGAACAGGCCGCGGCTGCAATTGGGCTGCTCGATGAGGGCGCCACGGTGCCGTTCGTGGCGCGCTACCGCAAGGAAGTCACCGGCGGGCTCGACGACACGCAGTTGCGCGATCTTGCCGAGCGGCTTGCCTATCTGCGCGAGCTCGATGCGCGCCGCGAGACGATTCTCGGTTCGATCCGCGAGCAGGGCAAGCTGACCGAGGAGCTGGAGGCCAAGATCGCAGCGGCCACCACCAAGGCAGAGCTCGAAGACATCTACCTGCCCTATAAGCCGAAGCGGCGCACCAAAGCAGAGATTGCACGCGAGCGCGGGCTCGGGCCGTTGGCCGAGGCTATTCTCGCCAACCGTTCGGCGGTGCCGGCCGAGCTCGCGCAAGCCTATGTCGGCGGCGAGATCGCGGACGTGAAGGCGGCGCTCGAAGGCGCGCGCGACATCCTGTCGGAGCAGTTTTCGGAGAATGCCGATCTGGTCGGCAAGCTGCGCGCCTACATGAAGGAACGCGCCTTCCTGCGCGCCCGCGTCGCCGATGGCAAGCAGGAGGCCGGTGCTAAATTCTCCGACTATTTCGATCATGTCGAGCGCTGGTCGGGCGTCCCCAGTCACCGCGCCCTGGCCATGCTGCGTGGCCGCAACGAGGAGGTGCTGTCGCTCGACATCGAGGTCGATGCCGACGATGCATCACCGGTGAAGCCGGTAGAGCGCATGATCGCCAATGCCTATGCGATCGGCGCCAGCCTGCCGGGCGATCGCTGGCTGATGGAGGTCGCCGGCTGGACCTGGCGCATCAAGTTGTCGCTGCATCTGACGCTGGATTTGATGCGCGATCTGCGAGAGCGGGCCGAGGAGGAAGCGATCCATGTCTTCGCCCGCAACCTCAAGGATCTGCTGCTGGCTGCACCTGCCGGCTCGCGGCCGACCATGGGGCTGGACCCAGGCATCCGCACCGGCGTCAAGGTGGCGGTGGTCGATGGCACCGGCAAGCTGGTGGCGACGACGACCGTCTATCCGTTTCCGCCGAGGAACGATGTGCGCGGCACGCAGGCGGAACTCGCGGCGCTCATCCGCCAGCACAAAGTCGAGCTGATCTCGATCGGCAACGGCACCGGCAGCCGTGAGACCGAGAAGCTGGTTGCCGACATGCTGTCGGACCTGCCTGCCGGTTCCGGACCGAAGCCGCTCAAGGTGATCGTCAGCGAGGCGGGCGCCTCCGTGTATTCGGCCTCGGCGGCCGCTGCGGCGGAATTCCCCGGCCTTGACGTATCGCTGCGCGGCGCGGTGTCGATCGCCAGGCGGCTGCAGGATCCGCTGGCCGAGCTGGTCAAGATCGAGCCGAAGTCGATCGGCGTCGGCCAATACCAGCACGATGTCGATCAGTACCGGCTCGGCCGCTCGCTGGAAGCAGTGGTGGAGGATGCGGTCAACGCCGTCGGCGTCGACCTCAACACGGCTTCGGCGCCGCTTTTGGCGCGGGTTTCCGGTCTCGGGCCGTCGCTTGCGGAGGCGATCGTCGCGCATCGCGATGCATCCGGCCCCTTCGCCAGCCGGAAGGACCTGCTCAAGGTATCGCGCCTGGGACCTCGCGTGTTCGAGCAAAGCGCCGGGTTCCTGCGCATTCCGAACGGCTCCGAGCCGCTCGATGCGTCATCGGTACATCCGGAAGCCTATGGCGTGGCGAAGAAGATCGTAGCCGCCTGCGGCCGTGACGTGCGCGCGCTGATGGGCGACAGCGCGGCGCTGAAGGCGCTCGACCCGCGAGTCTTCGTCGATGAGCGTTTTGGTTTGCCGACAGTGCGCGACATCATCGCCGAGCTGGAGAAACCCGGCCGCGACCCGCGCCCCGGCTTCAAGACTGCGACCTTTGCCGAGGGTGTCGACGACATCAAGGACCTTAGGCCCGGCATGCAGCTTGAAGGCACCGTCACCAATGTCGCTGCCTTCGGCGCCTTCGTCGACATCGGCGTGCATCAGGATGGCCTTGTGCATGTCTCGCAATTGGCCGACCGCTTCATCAAGGATGCGCATGAGGTGGTGAAGGCCGGCGACGTCGTGAAGGTTCGCGTCGTCGAGGTTGACATCAAACGCAAGCGCATAGCGCTTTCGATGCGCAAGGATGGCGACGGCGGCGCTCCCCGAAGCGGACCGCGCGACAATGGCGGCGGCAAACCTGCGCCACGTTCGCCAGCGCCGCAGCGTCAGCCCGAAAGGCCGTCGCAGGGCGCGTTCGGCGCGGCGCTCGCCGAGGCGATGAAGCGGAAATAG
- a CDS encoding LysR family transcriptional regulator: protein MNVQRRLLPTTSALAAFEAVARLGSFTAAARELDLTQGAVSRQINLLEEQFGRRLFERDSRNVRLSATGEIYAEAVRSALGQLRDAALGLMSNRHGGILNLAILPTFGTRWLMPLIPDFVARHPDITINFATRIGRFDFARERLDAAIHHGMPDWPEAESTLLMRETVMPVISPEFLASRAIATPADIGRLPLLHMATRPGAWSEWFDHQGLEAPTGPGMQFEQFGTVAQACMAGLGVALLPEILIAAELQRRQLVPAPGTPMQSRSAYYLVVPHDKCGHPPVASFRDWLLGQIGKELSVLAW from the coding sequence ATGAATGTTCAGCGTCGCCTGTTACCGACCACCAGCGCCCTTGCCGCCTTTGAGGCGGTGGCGCGCCTTGGCTCCTTCACCGCCGCCGCGCGCGAACTCGACCTGACCCAAGGCGCCGTCAGCCGGCAGATTAACCTGTTGGAAGAACAATTCGGACGCCGCCTGTTCGAACGCGACAGCCGCAATGTCAGGCTGTCGGCGACTGGCGAAATCTACGCCGAAGCGGTGCGTTCAGCGCTGGGCCAGTTGCGCGACGCTGCGCTCGGATTGATGAGCAATCGGCATGGCGGCATCCTGAACCTCGCCATCCTGCCGACTTTCGGCACGCGCTGGCTGATGCCGCTGATCCCGGATTTTGTCGCCCGCCATCCGGATATCACCATCAACTTCGCCACCCGCATCGGCCGTTTCGACTTCGCCCGCGAGCGGCTCGACGCCGCCATCCATCACGGCATGCCCGACTGGCCGGAGGCGGAATCGACGCTTTTGATGCGCGAGACCGTGATGCCGGTGATTTCGCCCGAATTCCTGGCCAGCCGCGCCATCGCCACGCCGGCCGATATCGGCCGCCTGCCGCTGCTGCACATGGCGACCCGCCCCGGCGCCTGGAGCGAATGGTTCGACCACCAAGGGCTGGAGGCGCCGACCGGTCCGGGCATGCAGTTCGAGCAATTCGGCACGGTCGCGCAGGCCTGCATGGCAGGCCTCGGAGTGGCGCTGCTGCCGGAAATCCTGATTGCCGCAGAATTGCAGCGCCGGCAACTGGTGCCAGCGCCGGGCACGCCGATGCAAAGCCGCAGCGCCTATTATCTCGTGGTGCCGCACGACAAGTGCGGCCACCCGCCGGTCGCCAGTTTTCGCGACTGGCTGCTGGGTCAGATCGGCAAGGAGCTGTCTGTCCTGGCCTGGTAG
- a CDS encoding extracellular solute-binding protein yields MSGKLMAAVSTAVLLWTVPALADGELHIYNWGDYTNPKLIEKFEKQYNVKVTLDDYDSNETMLSKVRAGNSGYDIVVPSDYTVKIMVEEGLLEKTEPNAMPNGKNIDPRFVDIYWDKGRHYTAPWQFGTTTFSVNMDKFKGNIDTLAILFDPPNELKGQINVLDDVNTVMHAAERYAGVPRCGADKANLKKINDILMTAKPSWKTFSYDTITKITSGDVIVTEQWNGAAYRSRQKIPAIKYAYPKEGIEGWMDNVAVLKGAKNLENAKLFQDFVMAPENAALISEFAGYDNGIAGSHKFLPPEFANSPELNPPAGAPAAEFVPPCPPAVVEIYNKIWTNLRK; encoded by the coding sequence ATGTCTGGAAAACTGATGGCGGCCGTCTCGACGGCCGTGCTGCTATGGACCGTGCCGGCGCTCGCCGACGGCGAACTGCATATCTACAATTGGGGCGACTACACCAACCCGAAGCTGATCGAGAAGTTCGAGAAGCAGTACAACGTCAAGGTGACGCTGGACGATTATGATTCCAACGAAACCATGCTGTCCAAGGTGCGCGCCGGCAATTCCGGCTATGACATCGTGGTGCCGTCCGATTACACCGTGAAGATCATGGTCGAAGAGGGCCTGCTCGAAAAGACCGAGCCCAACGCGATGCCGAACGGCAAGAACATCGATCCGCGCTTCGTCGATATCTATTGGGACAAGGGTCGCCACTACACCGCGCCGTGGCAGTTCGGCACGACGACGTTCTCCGTGAACATGGACAAGTTCAAGGGCAACATCGATACGCTGGCGATCCTGTTCGATCCGCCGAACGAATTGAAGGGCCAGATCAACGTGCTCGACGATGTCAACACCGTCATGCATGCAGCCGAGCGCTATGCCGGCGTGCCCCGCTGCGGCGCCGACAAGGCCAATTTGAAAAAGATCAACGACATCCTGATGACCGCCAAGCCGTCCTGGAAGACCTTCAGCTACGACACGATCACTAAGATCACTTCCGGCGACGTGATCGTGACCGAACAGTGGAATGGTGCGGCCTACCGCTCGCGCCAGAAGATTCCGGCGATCAAATATGCCTATCCGAAGGAAGGTATCGAGGGCTGGATGGACAATGTGGCGGTGCTGAAGGGGGCCAAGAACCTCGAGAACGCCAAGCTGTTCCAGGATTTCGTCATGGCGCCTGAGAACGCGGCGCTGATCTCCGAGTTTGCCGGCTATGACAACGGCATCGCCGGCAGCCACAAATTCCTGCCGCCGGAGTTCGCCAACTCGCCGGAGCTCAATCCGCCGGCCGGCGCGCCCGCGGCCGAATTCGTTCCGCCGTGCCCGCCCGCAGTGGTGGAGATCTATAACAAGATCTGGACCAACCTGCGCAAATAA
- a CDS encoding ABC transporter permease — translation MAEPRTIDIKDQPGFGTIAVICVCVLYIPVLILMIFSLNSGSLVTHWEGVTLGWYGSAFLNEEFHHAARNTMIISVTATIVSTICATLAAIGMTRVKPWRGLAAAFMIINLPLMVPEIITAVATLSFFALIAGAFGLNFGIGNLIFAHIVFCIPFAYMPIRARLEDMDLTLEYAAADLYATPWNTFRRITLPLLVPGIMSGAALAFIVSFDDFTITQLVAGPGQTTLPLYIWNQIRRPMTPEINAISTILLLVSILFVSISFLIARRRAK, via the coding sequence ATGGCTGAGCCCCGCACCATCGACATCAAGGACCAGCCGGGCTTCGGCACGATCGCCGTCATCTGCGTTTGCGTGCTCTACATACCGGTGCTGATCCTGATGATCTTCTCGCTGAACAGCGGCTCGCTGGTCACGCATTGGGAAGGCGTCACGCTGGGCTGGTACGGCAGCGCGTTCCTCAACGAGGAATTCCACCACGCGGCCCGCAACACGATGATCATCTCGGTGACCGCGACGATCGTTTCGACCATTTGCGCCACGCTTGCGGCGATCGGCATGACGCGGGTCAAGCCATGGCGCGGGCTCGCCGCGGCCTTCATGATCATCAACCTGCCGCTGATGGTGCCTGAGATCATCACGGCGGTGGCGACGCTGTCGTTCTTCGCGCTGATCGCCGGCGCATTCGGGCTGAATTTCGGCATCGGCAATCTGATCTTCGCCCACATCGTGTTCTGCATTCCTTTTGCCTATATGCCGATCCGGGCCAGGCTCGAGGATATGGACCTGACGCTGGAGTACGCCGCCGCCGACCTCTACGCGACGCCATGGAACACGTTCAGGCGCATCACGCTGCCGCTGCTGGTTCCCGGCATCATGTCGGGCGCCGCGCTCGCCTTCATCGTCTCCTTCGACGATTTCACCATCACCCAGCTTGTCGCCGGCCCCGGCCAGACGACGCTGCCCCTCTACATTTGGAACCAGATCAGGCGGCCGATGACGCCGGAGATCAACGCCATCTCCACCATCCTGCTGCTGGTATCGATCCTGTTCGTCTCGATCTCTTTCCTGATCGCGCGCCGACGCGCCAAGTGA
- a CDS encoding serine hydrolase domain-containing protein, which translates to MGGQTAFEKRYGFARDKVLLSNWRESPFNRWAFQNVGELVPSTSFAASGGNEAPAETLGGLLGEKVAPGGEPETIEAFLRRSCTDALTVMKGGKVVGDWLAPHMGFGQRHIIFSISKSFTAVLAGILEGEGMFDPEAPVTQYIPEAKGSAYGDASCRHVLDMTVSLDFEEAYLDPESAFARYRRATLWNPGGGSESLLAFLLTLQRLAEPHGQTFRYRSPNSDMLGVLLERASGQRVSNLLREKLWQPLGAASEGAIAVDMEGTARTAGGISVTPRDMARVGEMMRQGGMANGRRIMPEAWVRDTTAAGGSHEAWQRGTMAFLFPKGRYRNKWYQTGHESGAFCGIGIHGQWLYVNPRDEVVIAKMSSQPLPVNDQLDGEIVTFLEALSRMV; encoded by the coding sequence ATGGGCGGCCAGACGGCATTCGAGAAAAGATACGGCTTTGCCCGCGACAAGGTGCTGCTTTCCAACTGGCGTGAAAGCCCGTTCAACCGCTGGGCCTTCCAGAATGTCGGCGAGCTGGTGCCGAGCACCTCCTTCGCGGCATCTGGCGGCAACGAGGCGCCGGCGGAGACGCTTGGCGGGCTGCTAGGCGAAAAGGTCGCCCCGGGAGGCGAGCCGGAAACGATCGAAGCTTTTCTCCGGCGTTCCTGCACCGACGCGCTGACAGTGATGAAGGGCGGCAAGGTGGTCGGCGACTGGCTGGCACCGCATATGGGGTTCGGCCAGCGTCACATCATCTTCTCGATTAGCAAGTCGTTCACAGCCGTGCTCGCCGGCATTCTTGAGGGCGAGGGGATGTTCGATCCAGAAGCGCCGGTGACACAGTACATTCCCGAGGCCAAAGGCTCGGCCTATGGCGATGCCAGCTGCCGGCATGTGCTCGACATGACCGTCAGCCTCGATTTCGAAGAAGCCTATCTCGATCCCGAAAGCGCCTTTGCCCGCTACCGCCGCGCCACGCTATGGAATCCGGGCGGCGGCTCGGAAAGCCTGCTCGCCTTCCTGCTGACGCTGCAGCGCCTCGCCGAGCCGCATGGCCAGACTTTCCGCTATCGCTCGCCCAATTCGGATATGCTCGGCGTCCTGCTCGAGCGCGCGTCCGGGCAGCGCGTCAGCAATCTTTTGCGCGAGAAATTGTGGCAGCCGCTGGGTGCGGCGAGCGAAGGCGCGATCGCGGTCGACATGGAAGGCACGGCGCGCACCGCCGGCGGCATTTCGGTGACGCCGCGCGACATGGCGCGCGTCGGCGAGATGATGCGGCAGGGCGGCATGGCCAACGGCCGCCGCATCATGCCGGAAGCCTGGGTGCGCGATACGACTGCCGCCGGCGGCAGCCATGAAGCCTGGCAGCGCGGCACGATGGCGTTTCTTTTTCCGAAGGGCCGCTACCGCAACAAATGGTACCAGACAGGGCATGAAAGCGGCGCCTTCTGCGGCATCGGCATCCATGGTCAGTGGCTCTACGTCAATCCGCGCGACGAGGTGGTGATCGCCAAGATGTCGTCGCAGCCGCTGCCGGTCAACGACCAGCTCGATGGCGAGATCGTCACTTTCCTCGAGGCGCTGAGCCGGATGGTCTGA